In the genome of Anabaena cylindrica PCC 7122, the window ATTAATTTATACTGGTACATATTTTGGTAAATACCTTCCACCCATCCTTGAATTTGCTTTTGTATTCCACTACCCCCAGCATGATCATAAATTAAATAATGATTGTCTAATGCCTTTTTTATAAGCTGATATATGCTTTTTCTTTTTCCAAAATGTTCATATTTATCAATAATACCTCTTATAAACTTCCAATCATTGGGATAGTTTTCAAGAATAATCAATGAACGCTCATTTATAATTCTGTAAGCCTCACTAGGATGAATTTCATCATTTTTTATCCCAATTTTGATAGTTGTTAGATAATGATGATGTGCAGGAGTTATATAAGTCGAGATACTATAAATCTCTTTTATTTTATTAAGTAATTCTTCCTTGTCTCCAGGAGAGATCCATTTCTCACTAAATGGAATTTTGAAAAAATTATTTTCATCTTCTGACAAAAACAATTCATCTAAATTATCTATATCCCACAGGAATTTATCCTCCAAAATCTCCAAAATTATTCTTGAAGTTTTAGATTGAATATTTGCATCTTCAGAAGTAAATAAATCTGGATTGAATTTTACTATCATTGGTATCAATGCTTCCTTTTCTTATTTAATGCTTTTCTCATAAAAATTATTTCTTTAACATTTTCATTAAAAACACCTTCAGGCCAATCACTTAAAACACCTTCTTCATCAACTGTGATTTCACGCAGTTCTTTTCCTTTTAACTCAGCATCTTCTATCCAGTAAATTACTAAATCATCTTTTGTAAAGCCAAAATCATTCTCAACTATCAGCTTACGAAGACGTAAGATTATATTTTCAGAGTGAGTTTCAATGATAAAAGTCTGATTATTTTCCTTAGCTGACTTTGCAAATAACTCAGCTAAATCACCATGTGCAGCAGGATGTAAATGTAGTTCTGGTTGTTCTAAAACAATTATTGAATCAGGTCTATTGGTAACATTAGCACGAACCACTAAAGGCAAGGCTTGATTCATTCCTTGTCCAACATCCATAATATTTACTTCAGTATCATTTTTTAAAAGTAAAATTTGAATAAGAGGTTTTTTACTTGTATTATCTACTATTAATTCCCAACCGTCAAAATGTTCCTTATACCACTGTCCTACTTTTTCATACAATTTATCTTTTTTCTCTAATTTACTGACTCCAAGCATTAAATAAGCATTTTCACCTGTAATACCTGTATCTCTAAATTTTATCTGTCCATGTAAAGAAAAGCATCTCTGGGGTAAAATTCTAAATGGTCCAATATAATCTACATCAATTTTTGGTATTATAAAGTTTTCAGATAAATTTTCATTTGTACCTTCTTTTACAAATTTATTAGGTATAAATCCTTTAAATTCGCACTCGTAAAATTTCTGGTTGATATCGTTAAGGTATCCCCCACCAAAAGGTTCTAGATCTTCTAGATCAAATTCCTGTTTCTGATCTTTATATTTCCATTGAAAAATATCTAAACCATAGCCATCTACTTTTTTCAATAAACCAACTGCTAGTTGTATATTATTCTCAAAAATAATCTGAAAATTCAAAGTAATACCACCAGGGTTATTCTCAGGAAATAGATGATCAAAATCTGCACCTAATTCCACTCCATTATTTTTTAATAACAAAGGTTCATCATTATCTCCCTTGAGCGAGTTTTCAAGCAAAGTAAATAGTTTAGCGATAGAACTTTTACCAGAACTGTTTTTACCAATCAAAATAGTAATTGGTTTTAGTTGCATTGTCTGTTTTTCGTAAAATGCTTTGTAATTTTCAAATGAAATAGATTTTACTTTCATGATTTTTATTAAACTTTCAAATTTAACGAAGTATAGGAAGTAATCATACTATTTTTATATGATATGCTCCCTGTGTTTAGACTACATTTGTAAATTAAGTGCGGGTAGTATTATCTTCTAAATACTAAATATCCAAACCCAACACCGTTAACTCCGGTGGATGCTCAACAGTGAATTGATAATATACTTCTTGTTGTTCCTGTGGTGCAAGCACAATATCCCATTCCAAAATTCCCATTTCACCTAATTGAATTTGTGGCTGAGAACGGCTAAGACGCACCTTGATTTGCTCATTACGACTAACTGGTAATTGTTCAGTTAATTTCAAATTTGCTTCTTGATTTAACAAGTTAGTAATTACAACTCGATAAGCATAGGTAACTCTGCGTTGGCTGCTCATCAGTTTCTTATCTACCTGACGTTCAACTAAATCACGCTCAACTTTTAAACCTTCATCTATACCTAAATTTATTTTAAATTCTTGTCCTGGAGCAATATTTTCTAATTGAGTTGCACTGACAAAAATAGTATCACGAAAAATATTTGCTTTTCCTGGTAATAAAGTTGCACCATCAGGACTATTTTTTATAGTAGCTTGCAAATAAGCAAAACTAACTAAACGTGGCATTCCTACATAATTAAAATTACAAGGGTAATCACCTTGCCAAATCGTTATTTTATGAGGTGCGCCATCACTAGGAATATTACCACCACTATTTAGTTTAAAAGTAACTACACTTCCTTGTTTAGATACTTCAGTAACAACTATTTCTGCGTCAATAAAATTTTCTTCATCTTCTTCTTTTACTGGTTTTGACATACTACTTGGAGTAGGTAAAAGTATTGCCATAGCAGGAGGAGGAGACATGGAACGCTGCATAGTCAGAGTATCATCTGTGCGTATACGTGGAGTGTCGATATACCAAGGTTTCAACTTAGGTGGTAGTGTACCTAATCCCGGTTTAGCAGTTGAAAGGGTAAGAGCTACATCTAGCCAATCTTCCCCTGTACTTTGGGTAACTTCTGCCAAATAGCTGAGATGTAGTGTCTTGCTTAAACTATCTACCCGCAAGTCATAAAGGGGTTTCCAGTTAGCACGATTTACCAGATAAGACATCTCTAACTCAAATTCACCTTCTCCCCCAACTTCTATTCCCACAACTACGCTTAAGCTTTCTTTGGGGTGGGGTGTTTGAATTTTTTGTAATGCAGTGCGGAGTGATTGTAATTGCTTTTCTATTTCTTGCTGTTGGGTTTTACATTCCCCAGATGCGATCGCATATTCGCTATACTGACTACCAATAAAGTTGAGAAAATCCAATGTTTCACTCAAACTCAGATTTTTGCGCGACAGGCTCTGAGCAAAGGGTTCTTCCGTCTTCTCCCCCAAACCAGCAATAAAATGAGATTGTAATGCCAAGGCATCTATTTGAGCTTGTAAATGGCGTTTTTCTGCTTCTAGTTGTTGAATTTGTCTTGTCAACTGTGCCACTCTTTCAGCCACTGGTTCAGTAGTGTAAATGCGCTCGCAACTCACTCCCACTAACCGCACTCCTACCGTACCAGCACCGCTTATCCGCACAGACTCAGTTTCCAGAGTTACAGGCAATGGTGTAATTAATAACTCCCGTTCTTGTCCTGTAAGCGATATAACACCTCGTCTTGTAACTAAAGCTTTGTCGCCATAGACTGTCACAGCAACAATTTGGCTTTGTACTGTCTTGCGCCAAGATGATATTTCCGGGTTCACCACTACCAGTTTTGCCTCATGTTTAACAGTTATCAATTTAACAGTTATCAGTTATCAGTTTCATCGTTTGGAGCTAAATTCCCCTCCGTGATCCTAGATAACTGTTCACTGGATTTAATGTTTCTGTTAGCTAATTGTCAATGGTTTGAGGTTACATCGTCAAGCAGACAGGAAATTTTGGATGTAAACTTTATTCTGAAAGTTTATCAGCCGTAATACTTAGAGGGATAAGGTTTTGCTCTACAATCTTCTTTGCGGCCTCTAGCAGATACTCATAATAAGTACGCGCAACAATAGATAACTGCTTACCTGCTGGGTAAACGATATACCAAGTGCGTTTAATAGGAAAATTCTGCACATCCAAAATGCTGAATTCATGAGCATCTGTCAATAAAGTATGACGAGATAAAACCGAAATTCCCAAACCTCCAGCTATTGCTTGTTTAATCGCTTCATTACTTCCCAATTCCAATTTCACCTTCACCTTGATCCCATGTTCGTCAAAGAGACTCTGCACAGCGCGACGTGTACCCGAACCTGGTTCACGCATAATAAAAGGTTCTTCTCCTAGCCGTTCTATGGGAATATTTTTTTCCTTTGCCAAAGGATGATTAAAAGGTGCAAAAACTACCAAAGGATTTTCTAAAAAAGGCTCGAAATTGATATCCAGATGATCTGGAACTTGGCTCATAATATACAAATCATCCAAATTACCAATCATACGTTC includes:
- a CDS encoding AAA family ATPase: MKVKSISFENYKAFYEKQTMQLKPITILIGKNSSGKSSIAKLFTLLENSLKGDNDEPLLLKNNGVELGADFDHLFPENNPGGITLNFQIIFENNIQLAVGLLKKVDGYGLDIFQWKYKDQKQEFDLEDLEPFGGGYLNDINQKFYECEFKGFIPNKFVKEGTNENLSENFIIPKIDVDYIGPFRILPQRCFSLHGQIKFRDTGITGENAYLMLGVSKLEKKDKLYEKVGQWYKEHFDGWELIVDNTSKKPLIQILLLKNDTEVNIMDVGQGMNQALPLVVRANVTNRPDSIIVLEQPELHLHPAAHGDLAELFAKSAKENNQTFIIETHSENIILRLRKLIVENDFGFTKDDLVIYWIEDAELKGKELREITVDEEGVLSDWPEGVFNENVKEIIFMRKALNKKRKH
- a CDS encoding mucoidy inhibitor MuiA family protein is translated as MVNPEISSWRKTVQSQIVAVTVYGDKALVTRRGVISLTGQERELLITPLPVTLETESVRISGAGTVGVRLVGVSCERIYTTEPVAERVAQLTRQIQQLEAEKRHLQAQIDALALQSHFIAGLGEKTEEPFAQSLSRKNLSLSETLDFLNFIGSQYSEYAIASGECKTQQQEIEKQLQSLRTALQKIQTPHPKESLSVVVGIEVGGEGEFELEMSYLVNRANWKPLYDLRVDSLSKTLHLSYLAEVTQSTGEDWLDVALTLSTAKPGLGTLPPKLKPWYIDTPRIRTDDTLTMQRSMSPPPAMAILLPTPSSMSKPVKEEDEENFIDAEIVVTEVSKQGSVVTFKLNSGGNIPSDGAPHKITIWQGDYPCNFNYVGMPRLVSFAYLQATIKNSPDGATLLPGKANIFRDTIFVSATQLENIAPGQEFKINLGIDEGLKVERDLVERQVDKKLMSSQRRVTYAYRVVITNLLNQEANLKLTEQLPVSRNEQIKVRLSRSQPQIQLGEMGILEWDIVLAPQEQQEVYYQFTVEHPPELTVLGLDI
- a CDS encoding LysR family transcriptional regulator: MNQATLHQLKVFEAAARHGSFTRAAEELFLTQPTVSMQIKQLTKSVGLPLFEQVGKRLFLTEAGRELFATCRQIFETISQFEMTVADLKGLKQGQLRLAVITTAKYIIPRLLGPFCQLYPGIDISLQVTNHERILERMIGNLDDLYIMSQVPDHLDINFEPFLENPLVVFAPFNHPLAKEKNIPIERLGEEPFIMREPGSGTRRAVQSLFDEHGIKVKVKLELGSNEAIKQAIAGGLGISVLSRHTLLTDAHEFSILDVQNFPIKRTWYIVYPAGKQLSIVARTYYEYLLEAAKKIVEQNLIPLSITADKLSE